In Bradyrhizobium lablabi, one DNA window encodes the following:
- the recQ gene encoding DNA helicase RecQ, which translates to MSSARNGETGIAADALSVLNSVFGLPGFRGAQEEIVRHVSCGGNCLVLMPTGGGKSLCYQLPSLLREGCGIVVSPLIALMRDQVAGLLEAGVKAAVLNSTLTYEEAAAVEARLISGDLDLLYVAPERLLTPRCLSLLDRAKIALFAIDEAHCVSQWGHDFRPEYIGLSVISERFPDVPRIALTATADELTRKEIAERLALVGAPHFVASFDRPNIRYEIVEKQNAPAQLKTFISERHAGDAGIVYCLSRAKVEDTADALTAAGMVALPYHAGLDAATRARHQDRFINEDGIVIVATIAFGMGIDKPDVRFVAHLDLPKSIEAYYQETGRAGRDGKPSSAWMAYGLSDIVQQRRMIDESNGSDAFKRVSIGKLDALVALAETANCRRTRLLGYFGETQGSEKCGNCDNCVSPPTLRDGKVIAQKLLSCAYRTGQRFGAMHLIDVLVGRETERVKQFGHDKLSVFGVGRELNEKQWRAALRQLVAMGHLRPDTEAFGALKLTESARGVLKGETAVMLREETPTSRNRASRTKSRRGDLAPRPAGAVKPADAALVGALRAWRSEVARQHGVPAYVVLHDSTIDGIAAVRPGTLSALRGIAGIGDKKLEHYGAKLLALVKAAGA; encoded by the coding sequence ATGAGTTCAGCCCGCAACGGGGAAACCGGCATCGCCGCCGACGCGCTTTCCGTCCTGAATTCGGTGTTCGGCCTGCCCGGCTTTCGCGGCGCGCAGGAGGAAATCGTCAGGCATGTCAGCTGTGGCGGCAATTGCCTGGTGCTGATGCCGACCGGCGGCGGCAAGTCGCTGTGCTATCAATTGCCGTCGTTATTGCGCGAAGGCTGCGGCATCGTGGTCTCGCCCCTGATCGCGCTGATGCGCGACCAGGTCGCGGGCCTACTGGAGGCCGGCGTCAAGGCGGCAGTGCTCAATTCCACGCTCACTTACGAGGAAGCCGCCGCGGTCGAGGCGCGGCTCATTTCCGGCGACCTCGATCTGCTCTACGTCGCGCCAGAGCGGTTGTTGACGCCGCGCTGCCTCAGTCTACTCGATCGCGCGAAGATCGCGCTGTTTGCGATCGACGAGGCGCATTGCGTGTCGCAATGGGGCCACGATTTCCGACCCGAATATATCGGCCTGTCGGTGATCTCCGAGCGCTTTCCGGACGTGCCGCGGATCGCGCTGACCGCTACCGCCGACGAGCTCACCCGCAAGGAGATCGCCGAGCGGCTCGCCCTTGTCGGCGCGCCGCATTTTGTCGCGAGCTTTGATCGGCCGAATATCCGGTATGAAATCGTCGAAAAGCAGAACGCTCCCGCGCAGCTCAAAACCTTCATCAGCGAGCGCCATGCCGGCGATGCCGGCATCGTCTATTGCCTGTCGCGCGCCAAGGTCGAAGACACCGCTGACGCGCTGACCGCCGCCGGCATGGTGGCACTGCCCTATCACGCGGGGTTGGATGCCGCCACGCGCGCGCGTCATCAGGATCGTTTCATCAACGAGGATGGCATCGTGATCGTGGCGACGATCGCGTTCGGCATGGGCATCGACAAGCCCGATGTGCGTTTTGTGGCGCATCTCGATCTGCCCAAGAGCATCGAGGCGTATTACCAGGAGACCGGACGCGCCGGGCGCGACGGCAAGCCGTCGAGCGCCTGGATGGCCTATGGCCTCTCCGATATCGTGCAGCAGCGCCGAATGATCGATGAGTCCAATGGCTCGGACGCGTTCAAGCGCGTTTCCATCGGCAAGCTGGACGCGCTGGTCGCGCTGGCAGAGACCGCGAACTGCCGCCGCACCCGCCTGCTCGGCTATTTCGGCGAGACGCAGGGAAGCGAAAAATGCGGCAATTGCGACAACTGCGTGTCGCCGCCGACCTTGCGCGACGGCAAGGTCATCGCGCAAAAATTGCTTTCATGCGCCTATCGCACCGGGCAGCGTTTTGGCGCGATGCACCTGATCGACGTCTTGGTCGGCCGCGAGACCGAGCGGGTCAAGCAATTCGGGCACGACAAACTATCCGTGTTCGGCGTTGGCCGCGAACTCAATGAAAAGCAATGGCGCGCGGCGTTGCGCCAGCTCGTCGCGATGGGCCACCTTCGGCCCGACACCGAGGCCTTTGGCGCCCTAAAACTCACGGAGAGCGCGCGCGGCGTGTTGAAGGGCGAGACCGCGGTGATGCTGCGTGAGGAAACCCCGACCTCCCGCAATCGCGCCTCTAGAACGAAATCACGCCGCGGCGATCTTGCGCCTCGCCCCGCCGGCGCCGTCAAACCCGCCGATGCGGCCCTGGTCGGCGCGCTCCGGGCGTGGCGTTCGGAGGTCGCGCGCCAGCACGGCGTCCCGGCCTATGTGGTGCTGCACGATTCCACCATCGACGGCATCGCCGCGGTGCGCCCGGGAACGCTTTCAGCGTTGCGCGGCATCGCCGGCATCGGCGACAAGAAGCTCGAGCATTACGGGGCGAAGCTGCTGGCGCTGGTAAAGGCGGCGGGGGCGTGA
- a CDS encoding ATP-dependent helicase, with protein MPAATAYLESLNPEQRRAVEHGTAGAGPFAPLLVIAGAGSGKTNTLAHRVAHLIVCGADPRRILLMTFSRRAASEMSARVERIARKILGDKAGAMTDALAWAGTFHGIGARLLREYAEQIGLDPAFTIHDREDSADLMNLIRHEKGFSKTRERFPTKGTCLSIYSRCVNAETSIEEMLGSAFPWCSGWAAELKELFAAYVESKQRQNVLDYDDLLLYWAQTMSDATLAGDIGGRFDHVLVDEYQDTNRLQSSILLALKPTGCGLTVVGDDAQSIYSFRAATVRNILDFPGQFTPPANIITLDRNYRSTQAILSAANGVIELARERFTKNLWTDRASGAKPQLVSVRDEADQARYIVERVLENRESGALLKQQAVLFRTSSHSGPLEVELTRRNIPFVKFGGLKFLDAAHVKDMLALLRFVENPRDRVAGFRLMHLIPGVGPTSAQRALDHIGGSADPIAALDEAPSPPRAGDDWKIFVAAVADIRHSNWPADLERARLWYEPHLERIHEDSEARRADLIQLEQIASGYPSRQRFLTELTLDPPDATSDQAGIPLLDEDYLILSTIHSAKGQEWKSVFVLNVVDGCMPSDLGAGTSPELEEERRLLYVAMTRAKDDLHLMVPQRFFTHGQPARGDRHVYAARTRFIPDRLLGLFEKTMWPLAAAGAPRAASQGPRIDVGARMRGMWR; from the coding sequence GTGCCAGCGGCAACCGCCTATCTCGAAAGCCTCAATCCGGAACAGCGACGCGCCGTCGAGCATGGCACGGCGGGCGCGGGTCCGTTTGCGCCGCTGCTGGTGATCGCCGGCGCCGGATCCGGCAAGACCAACACGCTCGCCCATCGCGTGGCCCATCTGATCGTCTGCGGCGCCGATCCAAGGCGGATTCTCCTGATGACGTTCTCCCGCCGCGCGGCTTCCGAGATGAGCGCGCGGGTCGAGCGGATCGCGCGGAAAATTTTGGGCGACAAGGCCGGCGCGATGACCGACGCGCTGGCCTGGGCCGGCACGTTTCACGGCATCGGCGCACGGCTGTTGCGCGAGTACGCCGAGCAGATCGGGCTCGATCCGGCGTTCACCATTCATGACCGCGAGGATTCCGCCGACCTCATGAATCTGATCCGGCACGAGAAGGGATTTTCCAAGACCAGAGAGCGGTTTCCAACCAAGGGCACCTGCCTTTCGATCTATTCGCGCTGCGTCAACGCGGAAACCTCGATCGAAGAGATGCTCGGGTCGGCGTTTCCATGGTGCTCGGGCTGGGCCGCCGAGCTGAAGGAATTATTCGCTGCCTATGTCGAGTCAAAACAGCGGCAGAACGTGCTCGATTACGACGATCTGCTGCTGTACTGGGCGCAGACCATGAGCGATGCGACGCTGGCCGGCGACATTGGCGGCCGTTTCGATCATGTCCTGGTCGACGAATATCAGGACACCAATCGGCTGCAATCGTCGATCCTGCTGGCATTAAAACCGACTGGCTGTGGCCTCACCGTCGTCGGCGACGATGCGCAATCGATCTATTCGTTCCGTGCCGCCACCGTGCGCAACATCCTCGATTTCCCCGGTCAATTCACGCCGCCGGCCAACATCATCACACTCGATCGCAACTACCGCTCGACGCAGGCCATTCTTTCCGCCGCCAATGGCGTGATCGAGCTGGCGCGCGAGCGTTTTACCAAGAACCTGTGGACCGACCGCGCCTCCGGGGCAAAGCCGCAGCTTGTCTCGGTGCGCGACGAAGCCGACCAGGCCCGCTACATTGTCGAGCGCGTGCTGGAGAACCGGGAATCCGGCGCGCTGCTGAAACAGCAGGCGGTGCTGTTTCGCACCTCCAGCCATAGCGGCCCGCTGGAAGTCGAGTTGACCCGCCGCAACATCCCCTTCGTAAAGTTCGGCGGCCTGAAATTTCTCGATGCCGCGCACGTCAAGGACATGCTGGCGCTGTTGCGTTTTGTCGAGAATCCGCGCGACCGCGTCGCGGGCTTCCGGCTGATGCATTTGATCCCCGGCGTCGGCCCCACCTCGGCGCAGCGGGCGCTCGATCATATCGGGGGTAGCGCCGACCCGATCGCCGCGCTTGACGAGGCGCCGTCCCCGCCCCGCGCCGGCGACGACTGGAAAATCTTTGTCGCGGCCGTTGCGGATATCCGCCATTCAAACTGGCCGGCCGATCTCGAACGCGCCCGGCTCTGGTACGAGCCGCATCTGGAACGAATCCACGAAGATTCGGAAGCAAGGCGCGCCGACCTGATCCAGCTCGAACAGATCGCCAGCGGCTATCCGTCGCGCCAGCGTTTTCTCACCGAACTGACGCTCGATCCTCCCGATGCCACCAGCGACCAGGCCGGCATTCCCTTGCTCGACGAGGACTATCTGATCCTGTCGACGATCCATTCGGCCAAGGGGCAAGAATGGAAATCGGTGTTCGTGCTCAACGTGGTCGACGGCTGCATGCCCTCCGATCTCGGCGCCGGCACCTCGCCTGAGCTCGAGGAGGAGCGCCGGCTGCTCTATGTCGCCATGACGCGCGCCAAGGACGATCTGCATCTGATGGTGCCGCAGCGTTTCTTCACCCACGGCCAGCCCGCGCGCGGCGACCGTCATGTCTATGCCGCACGGACGCGCTTTATTCCGGATCGCTTGCTCGGCCTGTTCGAAAAGACAATGTGGCCGCTTGCGGCTGCCGGTGCGCCACGCGCCGCGAGCCAGGGGCCGCGGATCGACGTTGGCGCCCGGATGCGCGGGATGTGGCGTTGA
- a CDS encoding SPOR domain-containing protein: MSTFGHGIAFRWRPSAVVQAVGSSFTPLLVLFALLAGADVAPAQSASAAQRVVLYDEDPSDPSGHQYLGSVKWRSETTKLAGQPDDVAVVADVDIPLRKFKMTLSLRRNLDPSLPASHVIELTFRLPPDFAGGRIDNAPGLLMKTSETARGTPLAALSVKVRDGSFLVGLSNTTADRERNLHQLLERAWFDVPIVYADRRRGIVAIEKGASGDQALKTAFTAWGQYPAATQAAPGAPDGNDSTGSYVVQVSSQRSEADAQASYKVLQDKFPGVLGAWAPIITRADAGTNGVFYRAAVGPFKTADEASQFCGTLKAAGGQCVVQRN; encoded by the coding sequence ATGAGTACTTTCGGCCATGGCATTGCATTTCGATGGCGGCCGTCCGCTGTCGTGCAGGCCGTTGGGTCCAGCTTTACCCCTTTGCTCGTCTTGTTTGCACTGCTCGCAGGAGCTGACGTAGCGCCGGCGCAATCGGCAAGTGCGGCCCAACGTGTTGTGCTCTATGACGAAGACCCCTCCGATCCGAGCGGCCACCAATATCTCGGGTCGGTTAAATGGCGCAGCGAAACCACCAAACTCGCAGGGCAACCCGATGACGTCGCCGTGGTTGCCGACGTCGATATTCCCTTGCGCAAATTCAAGATGACGCTGTCGCTGAGACGCAATCTCGATCCGTCGCTGCCGGCGAGCCACGTCATCGAACTGACGTTCCGCCTGCCTCCCGACTTTGCCGGTGGCCGCATCGACAACGCGCCGGGGCTGCTGATGAAAACCAGCGAAACCGCGCGCGGCACGCCGCTGGCCGCACTTTCCGTCAAGGTGAGGGACGGATCCTTCCTGGTCGGGCTGTCAAATACCACCGCCGACCGTGAGCGCAATCTGCACCAGCTTTTGGAGCGCGCATGGTTCGACGTCCCCATTGTCTACGCCGACAGGCGACGCGGCATCGTCGCGATTGAAAAGGGCGCGTCCGGCGATCAGGCCTTGAAGACGGCCTTCACCGCGTGGGGCCAGTACCCCGCCGCGACGCAAGCAGCACCCGGCGCCCCCGACGGCAACGACAGCACGGGAAGTTACGTCGTCCAGGTCTCTTCCCAGCGCAGCGAAGCGGACGCCCAGGCGTCATACAAGGTCCTGCAGGACAAGTTCCCCGGTGTGCTCGGGGCATGGGCACCGATCATCACCCGCGCCGATGCCGGGACTAATGGCGTATTTTATCGGGCCGCGGTCGGACCTTTCAAAACCGCCGACGAAGCCTCGCAGTTCTGCGGCACCTTGAAGGCGGCCGGCGGACAATGCGTCGTGCAGAGGAATTAG
- a CDS encoding polysaccharide deacetylase family protein — MVSFTFDDAPKSAATIGAPILEAYGAHGTYYISGGLVDQWCGNWTGVSADDIIGLHRRGHELACHTFSHTRAIDLDTEAMTAETEKNRHYLSSLDPSIKIENFAYPYGFGAVSHKRRLGKIFRSVRGILPGVNSGTVDLQYLRATPLIEVEIDREGIDRAFEEAAAKNGWLIFYTHDVKAAPSSYGCSPSLLRHALDAASRRNIPVLSVAEALGRAGA; from the coding sequence ATGGTCAGCTTCACCTTCGACGACGCTCCCAAAAGTGCCGCCACCATCGGCGCGCCGATCCTCGAGGCATATGGTGCGCACGGCACTTATTACATCTCGGGTGGATTGGTGGACCAGTGGTGCGGCAACTGGACCGGCGTCAGCGCCGATGACATCATAGGCCTTCACCGCAGGGGACATGAACTCGCCTGCCACACCTTCTCGCACACCCGCGCGATCGATCTCGATACAGAGGCGATGACGGCGGAAACGGAGAAGAACCGCCATTACCTCTCCTCGCTCGATCCCTCGATCAAAATCGAGAATTTTGCATATCCCTATGGCTTCGGGGCGGTCTCGCACAAGCGGCGGCTCGGCAAGATCTTCCGTTCGGTCCGCGGCATTCTTCCCGGCGTCAACAGCGGTACCGTGGACCTGCAATATCTGCGCGCCACGCCCTTGATCGAAGTCGAGATCGACCGCGAAGGAATCGATCGCGCGTTCGAGGAAGCGGCCGCAAAAAATGGCTGGCTGATTTTCTACACCCACGACGTGAAGGCGGCGCCGAGCTCCTATGGCTGCTCGCCGTCGCTGTTGCGCCACGCGCTCGATGCCGCATCGCGCCGGAACATTCCGGTGCTGAGCGTGGCGGAGGCCTTGGGACGGGCGGGAGCGTAG
- the metA gene encoding homoserine O-succinyltransferase MetA, with translation MTLLFDKHRLIVSPGLAPTELRETEEFGGGQSADAVLTIGLVNNMPDAALQATERQFMRLLEQAAGKTQIRLHCFSLPSVHRSQTAKWRVDEQYGDIADLPRLDIDGLIVTGAEPIAAALRDEPFWQDLVDIIDWAKDNTRSTIWSCLAAHAAVLHLDGIERHRLATKCSGVYDCATTAGHWLTKELPSPLKTPHSRLNEVRADDLTASGYQLLTQSAEAGVDIFAKQLRSQFIFFQGHPEYEALSLQREYLRDITRYLGGERDTYPAIPAGYFDIWTEKKLAGFQQRARAERKLPLSIELPGLTLRPDIATGTAAAAIFKNWLQYLTGGAATGQDEEPTA, from the coding sequence ATGACCCTCCTGTTCGACAAGCATCGGCTGATCGTCAGCCCCGGCCTGGCTCCCACCGAGTTGCGCGAGACCGAAGAGTTCGGCGGCGGGCAGAGCGCCGACGCGGTGCTCACCATCGGACTCGTCAACAACATGCCGGACGCAGCGCTGCAGGCGACCGAGCGCCAGTTCATGCGCCTGCTGGAGCAGGCCGCCGGCAAAACGCAGATCCGCCTCCACTGCTTCTCGCTGCCATCGGTACATCGCTCGCAGACCGCGAAGTGGCGGGTCGACGAGCAATATGGCGACATCGCCGACCTTCCCCGCCTCGATATCGACGGGCTGATCGTGACCGGCGCCGAGCCGATCGCAGCAGCGCTGCGTGATGAGCCGTTCTGGCAGGACCTCGTCGACATCATCGACTGGGCCAAGGACAACACGCGCTCGACCATCTGGTCGTGCCTGGCCGCGCACGCCGCAGTGTTGCATCTCGACGGCATCGAGCGGCATCGGCTCGCGACCAAATGTTCCGGGGTCTACGATTGCGCCACGACGGCCGGCCATTGGCTGACCAAAGAGCTTCCGTCACCGTTGAAGACCCCGCATTCGCGCCTCAACGAGGTGCGCGCGGATGATCTCACAGCGAGCGGCTATCAACTATTGACCCAATCGGCGGAAGCCGGCGTCGATATCTTCGCCAAGCAGTTGCGTAGCCAATTCATCTTCTTTCAGGGCCATCCGGAATATGAGGCGCTGTCGCTGCAGCGGGAATATCTGCGCGACATCACCCGCTATCTCGGGGGCGAGCGCGACACTTATCCGGCGATACCCGCCGGTTACTTCGACATCTGGACCGAAAAAAAATTGGCAGGCTTCCAGCAGCGGGCGCGCGCCGAACGCAAGCTGCCGCTCAGCATCGAATTGCCGGGGCTCACGCTCCGTCCGGATATCGCGACAGGGACGGCGGCGGCCGCGATCTTCAAGAACTGGCTCCAATATCTCACAGGCGGCGCCGCGACCGGGCAAGACGAAGAGCCAACGGCGTGA
- a CDS encoding O-acetylhomoserine aminocarboxypropyltransferase/cysteine synthase family protein, with translation MRNETIAIHAGYDPDPATKSVAVPIYQTVAYAFDSADHGAALFNLETEGFRYSRIANPTTSVLEKRITELEGGVGALAVATGQAALHFALVNLADYGGNIVSVPQLYGTTHTLLAHVLPRQGITARFADSDKADAIERLIDENTKAVFSETIGNPAGNVCDIEALAKVAHRHGVPLVVDNTVATPILLKPFDYGADIAVHSLTKFLGGHGTTLGGAIVDSGRFPWPDHAKRFPAFNEPDASYHGLVYTKQFGSSAYIQRARSVYQRTMGSVLSPFNAFLLLQGIETVALRVERHVENARKVAEFLRNDPRVAWVNYAGFPDSPHYALVQKYLDGNASSLFTFGIKGGLEAGKSFYDALKLITRLVNIGDAKSLACHPASTTHRQMSPDEQRMAGVLPETIRLSIGIEHASDIIEDIDQALAQACARQQRLEAAE, from the coding sequence ATGCGCAACGAGACGATTGCAATTCACGCCGGCTACGATCCCGATCCCGCGACCAAATCGGTCGCCGTTCCGATCTACCAGACGGTGGCGTATGCCTTCGACAGCGCCGATCACGGCGCTGCGTTGTTCAATCTCGAGACAGAAGGTTTTCGCTACTCCAGGATCGCCAACCCGACCACCTCCGTGCTCGAAAAGCGCATCACCGAGCTCGAAGGCGGCGTCGGCGCGCTCGCGGTCGCGACCGGCCAGGCGGCGCTGCATTTTGCGCTCGTCAACCTCGCCGACTATGGCGGCAACATCGTCTCCGTCCCGCAGCTCTACGGCACGACGCATACGCTGCTCGCGCATGTGCTGCCGCGCCAGGGCATCACGGCCCGTTTCGCCGACAGCGACAAAGCCGACGCGATCGAGCGGCTGATCGACGAAAACACCAAGGCCGTGTTTTCCGAGACCATCGGCAATCCCGCCGGCAATGTTTGCGACATCGAGGCGCTGGCAAAGGTCGCGCATCGACATGGCGTGCCGCTGGTGGTCGACAACACCGTCGCCACCCCGATCCTCTTGAAACCGTTCGATTACGGCGCCGATATCGCGGTGCATTCGCTGACAAAATTTTTGGGCGGCCATGGCACCACGCTCGGTGGCGCCATTGTCGACAGCGGGCGCTTTCCATGGCCCGATCACGCAAAGCGCTTTCCCGCCTTCAACGAGCCGGACGCGTCCTATCACGGTCTCGTCTACACGAAGCAATTCGGCAGCAGCGCCTATATCCAGCGCGCGCGCAGCGTCTATCAGCGCACCATGGGCTCGGTGCTGTCGCCGTTCAACGCGTTCCTGCTGCTGCAGGGCATCGAGACCGTCGCGCTGCGGGTCGAGCGGCATGTCGAGAACGCCCGCAAGGTCGCGGAATTCTTGCGTAACGATCCGCGCGTCGCCTGGGTCAATTACGCCGGTTTCCCGGACAGTCCCCATTACGCGCTGGTGCAGAAATATCTCGACGGTAACGCGTCGTCGCTGTTTACGTTTGGCATCAAGGGCGGTCTGGAGGCCGGCAAATCCTTTTACGACGCACTGAAATTGATCACCCGGCTGGTCAATATCGGTGACGCCAAATCGCTGGCCTGTCATCCGGCGTCGACTACCCATCGCCAGATGTCGCCGGACGAGCAGCGCATGGCCGGCGTGCTGCCGGAAACCATCCGGCTTTCGATCGGCATCGAGCACGCCTCCGACATCATCGAGGATATCGACCAGGCGCTGGCGCAGGCCTGCGCCCGGCAGCAGCGGCTCGAGGCCGCGGAATAG